The Pseudanabaena sp. PCC 6802 genomic interval AACCGATTCCGGTTTAGATATCGATGCCTTGAGAATCGTCGCTGGTGGAGTAAATCAGTTGTCTAAGCCAGATAATTGCTCGCTAGTGATCACCCACTACCAGCGCCTTCTGAACTATATCGTACCCGACTTCATTCATGTTATGGAAGGTGGGCGCATCATTATGACTGGCGATAAGAATCTCGCTTTGAAATTGGAAGAGAAGGGTTACGATTGGCTCGTAGAAGCAGAGGCATCGCAGGGGGTGGCAAAATGACAATTCAGGTATCTGATTCGCCATTAGGAGATCGTAGCGATCGCCTCGCTCGTAGTAACGGCAACAGTCAATTTCTCTCCCATGTTTTGCAGTTGCGTTCTGAGATTGGCGCGCAGGCATTAGATGGGGATGTAGCCGCTCAAATTGAGCGGCTGCGCGGCATTGCCAGCGATCGCCTCAGTTTTCTCCAGGTACCTACCACCAAAGACGAAGATTGGAAATATACCGATTTGTCCAATCTAGTCAAACAGGAATTTCACCTACCTTCAGCAGCGGGATTGGAAACTAAAGTCCAATCTGTCGTCAACCAGCATGGCTTATTGGAGTCAGCTAACAGCTTATTGGTGTTTGCGAACGGTTCTTACATCTCTTCTGCGTCCCATATTAGCAATCTACCTGATGGCGTAATTGTTAGCAGTTTGTCAGGTTTGAATGCTAATATTGCCGATCCAACAGTGCTGAATCGGATATCTCAGTACTTGGATAAGTATCTGGGCAAGCATACCGACGCTCAGGATACTTTTGCCACGCTGAATGTAGCTTGCATGGCCGATGCTGCTTTAGTCTACGTGCCTAAAGGTACGATTCTAGAAACTCCCATCCAGGTTATCTCTATATCTACTCACAGTGACGTGCCGACGATCGCCCATCCACGTTGTCTGGTAATTGCTGAAAGCAATAGTGGCGTTACCCTAGTAGAAACCTATGTTGGCGATCTCGATGCTACGTATTTTACCAACACCGTTACGGAAGCATGGTTAGGAGAAAACGCACGGCTCAACCATACGAAGGTGCAATGGGAAAGCCAGAACGCATATCATATCGGCACGACCGCGATCGCCCAGATGCGCGGCAGTTCCTATACGAGTAACGCGATCGCGCTAGGAGCGCAGCTATCCCGCCACAATCTCCATATTCGACAGGTGGAGGAACAAACGGAAACGCACATCAACGGTCTGGCACTGATCGGCGATCGACAGCTAGCCGATACCCATTCCTGCATGTCCCACGATCGCCCCTATGGCACCAGTCGGCAGCTACACAAGTGTATCGCTGGCGATCGCGCCCATGCCGTGTTTAACGGTAAAATCCAAGTGGCAAAGGCCG includes:
- the sufD gene encoding Fe-S cluster assembly protein SufD, producing MTIQVSDSPLGDRSDRLARSNGNSQFLSHVLQLRSEIGAQALDGDVAAQIERLRGIASDRLSFLQVPTTKDEDWKYTDLSNLVKQEFHLPSAAGLETKVQSVVNQHGLLESANSLLVFANGSYISSASHISNLPDGVIVSSLSGLNANIADPTVLNRISQYLDKYLGKHTDAQDTFATLNVACMADAALVYVPKGTILETPIQVISISTHSDVPTIAHPRCLVIAESNSGVTLVETYVGDLDATYFTNTVTEAWLGENARLNHTKVQWESQNAYHIGTTAIAQMRGSSYTSNAIALGAQLSRHNLHIRQVEEQTETHINGLALIGDRQLADTHSCMSHDRPYGTSRQLHKCIAGDRAHAVFNGKIQVAKAAQLTDSAQLSRNLLLSSKAKVDTKPELEIFADNVKCAHGATVSQLDREEIFYLQSRCIDFASAASILTYAFAAEVIERIPVTSLRDKLNSWVLGQTQAQT